AACGCCTTCCACCGCTTGCCGCTCTTCTTGCATCTGCTGATTCAACACGCCTACAATATCATTCAGATCCTTACTAAAACGGCGAATCATCTCATACGCTTGACGCACATCTTGCAATCGATTACCGGCATGTTGCACATGTCCAGACATGTCATGCATCCGGGCTACACCTTGCTCTAACTCCTTCGCTTGCGAAGCGGAAACGGTGGCAATCTCCTGTACCGACATCGCCACTTCCTCTACCGACTGTGCTGCTGAGGCAGCGCTGGCATCCAATTGACGCGAGCGTGTTTCTACATTTCCAGCTACATGCCTGGCACCGGCAACCAGTGTTCCCACTTCTTGCCGCATATTCTCCAACGACTGGAATAAAACGCCGCTTTCATCGCTATAGTTCAAATAAGCCGGTTCTACTTTTTGCGAAAAATCACCTTGTCCCAATTGCCGCAGCAAGTCCGCTGCATTCGTCAAGGGTGCGGCAACGCGACGCGCCATCAGAAAAGACAGCCCCAACACCAAAAGGATAGTAACGCCCAACACAAGCAACAAGGCGCTGCGGACATGGGCGGCACTCTCATTAAGCTGCGCCGCTTCCACTAACACTACGTATTTCCAACCGGACTGCTGTGAAGTCACTACGTTTGCCACATGTGCCGTACCGTTGAGGTCTAAGGAAATTTGCCCTTCTGTAATACCTGCCAGCGTACTCAAGGACGAGTCCTTCAACTCCGCCAGCTTTTTAAAATTCAGCTCTGGGTTGCGAGGATGCGCAATAATAGTTCCTTTACTGTCCAAGAGTACCACGTAACCAGTTTCACCGATTTTAATGTCCTGAATTAATTTTGTTACTACCGGCAAATCTACATTCAAACCCATAACGCCGCGAAACTGCCCCGACTCATCGGTTACAGCCGTAAAAATGCCGATCGTCGGCACGCCCTTGCTCGTCATAAAGGGGTCTGACACCCAGGCATCCTTTTGTTTTAGACTCTCTTTATACCAGTCGCGGCTGCGTGAATCATAGCCTGCTTTGCGAGGAATGGCTGGCCACTGCAAATAACCGCCGTCTGCGAGACCGAAGGAAATGGTATTCACCTTCGGATGACTCTTGGAAAATTGCACAAACTGTTGGTACAGCTCCGCTTCATAGCCCCCTGTCGCGAAGGGGTCCATGGGCACCATGCCGTTCGCGCCTCCTTGTTTTTCCATATAACGAGTAACGCTAGCGCCACTTTGCCGAACCAAGGGCATTTGCGCTAAAAGGCGGACATTTTCTTTTTGCCCTTCAAAAAATAAATTTACCGCGTTGTCGACTTGCATGACCTCACGAGTTGTACTTTGCAAAAAATCGCTTTGGGTTTGCTCTTTAACGGTCCGATCCAAAACAGCCGCCAACACAAACAATGGAATTAACACAATTGCCAGTAGCGCCAGCGATAATTTCCCCTGCAACGAACGAAATGGCTTTAACATCCTAGTTCCTCCCTATGTCTTTACAATGAATGCTTCCAGTGTAACCAATTCTTTGCCAGAAAACTATCAGATAAATTCTGATAAAAAAAGCCCTTAAAGCAGCTTCCGCTTGCTTCCGGGCCTTCTTTTACGTCTTGATTACTTTTTTCACTTCGATTCCGCTGCGATCATTAAGCCGGAAAAATTCACTTTTCTCGCCGCTAACCAACATGTTTTCACCGCATTCTTCATCCCACTGCACAACCCAGCCTACTTTCCCATTCGAAAGTTCAACCTTCTGTCCCAATAGGAAAAAATGAACCTCTTTCAACAAAGCCCGACCAGCCATCACCTCAAATTCAGCTCCGTATACTTGTTTGTATAGTTCTCTGGCCGCGCCAAAAGGACTGATTTCCGAACCATCCGGCTGTTTGAGACTAGTGCGGCTTTCATAAGCATCCGCTAACGCCAGCACTTTGGCATAAGGATGCGTTTTCATGCTTCCTACTCGCATCGGATATCCTTGTCCATCAGGACGCTCATGGTGCTGCAGCACTCCCATAAGCACAGGCAGCGGCAACGGTGATTCTTTGCATATTTCTTGTAAATATCGATAGGCCACCAGCGGGTGCGTCCTCATAATGCGCTCTTCTTCAAAGGTCAATGTCCCTTTTTTCTCCATAATGCGAGTAGGCAAATGAAATTTACCTACGTCATGCAACAACGCCGCGCAAACAGCCTCGCGAATATCTTTTTCACCAACACTGCCCTGAGCCCGCATTATCATCGCTGTCAAAAAACCCACATTCAACAAATGATTGCTTACAGGCCGCTCTTCTTTTTTTTCAAAATAAAGCAACGGCAATACTTCTGCTCGGACTAGACACAAATCGGCAATTTCATCCGCTACACGCCAGAGAATCGGCCAATCCACAGGACCACGCAGACGTATAGCCGTCCAGATTTTCTTCATTTCCTCCAAGAGCATTCCATACCGTTGCTTAAACAAAGTCTGCACCGGGCTAACCAGTGGACAGTATGCACCAATAGTCTTCCACGTTTCTTCAGCGCTTATAGCGGCTGGCAGTTCCTCTTCTCCCTGCACATCGCCAACAACAAAGGTGTTTTTATCAGTCCTCACCACGTCGATTGCAGCGATGGACATCCTCTGCAACAAAGCAATCGCCCGTTCATCCAGTACCGTCCCGCCTTGCATTACGATCGCGCCCTTACTGTTTTTAGCAGGCCCAGCCAAACACATGCCTGGTCTCAACTGCTGCACCGTACAAGACATACCTTGTAGTTCCTGATTCATACCCTGTCCCCTCCTGGAGGTATCACTACTTTCAAGCTTCCTGCCTGAATTTGTGAGTTTCTTAGAGTTAACCCACAAAAGTATAGATAATTTAAAAAAATTATAACAGTTTCCAATAAAAAAAAGAATCCTCCAAAAGGAGGATTCTTTAACTACTCAAGCCGAGGACAGCCAAGTACAGCAAGACTTTAGTCCCGTGCTCATCCTTGTCTTCGTGGCTGAACGATAGCTTGAATGGCCATCCCACACCGATCATTCAGCAAATATGTACGTCCCCGTTTGTCCATCACAGCTGCGTTTTCCCCGCAACTTTCATCCCATTGCGTCAGCCAACCTTCATTTCCATTATCCAATCGCACTTTTTGGCCCAGCAAAAATTGATGGATCTGCCCCAAAAAAGCCCGTGTCGCCTTAACATCCAGACGATCTCGCGACATGTCCCGTCTCAGTTCCCGTGCCGCCGTAAACGGATTATGCTGTTTTCCATACATCTTTTTAGAAGTCATCGCGTCATACATATCAGCAATGGCCAAAATCCGAGAATATGCATGCATTTTAGCTTGTCCAACCGAAATAGGATAACCGCTTCCATCCAACCGTTCATGATGCTGCAAAACGCCAGCCAGCACCGGCAGCGGAAACACCCCTGCTTCCTGTAGCAGGCGAAACCCCAGAACAGCATGTCCCTGCACAACCCGTATTTCTTTTGGAGTCAGGGATTCCGTTTTATGCAAAATTTCTTCCGGAACTTGTAACTTTCCTACATCATGAAGCAGCGCCGCCAGGGCCACTTCATATACTTCTTGTTCTTCCCAATTCAACAAACGCGCCATCATTGCAGACAACAAAGAAACATGCAGGGAATGATGCAGCAGATAGCTCTCTTGGCGAGGCATAAAATGAATACAAGGCAGTACTTGCACTGCCAGCAAGGACAAGTCCGTAACTTCGGACACGATCGCCTCGATTTCCGCCCAGTCCACAATTTCATTGCTTGCCACCTGCAAATTGAAAAACTGCCGTTTCAGCCTCTTCAGCCATCCTTCGTAATGCTCGCGGAATAAATCCCATAACGGATCCACAATGCTGCAAAAAGGTCCTGGATGCCAAGAGGATTCCATTTCTACAATTTCAGACACAACCGCCGGTTTCGGCAGCCCAATCCCATCTTCGCTCCACGCCACAACATCTACAGGCCCAATATGCAGCCGTCCAAGAACTTCAATAACCCTGCGATTCAGCTCCGTGCCCGGTTTTAAAATCATACGGCCACAACCATCTGTCACCGGCTCCACCAGCCTCATTCCTGGTTGCAATTCTTCTACCGCACACCCCCGGATTACCGCCATACCGCCCATAAACAACAAACCTCCTTTACAAAGGAATGAAAAACCCCCGACAAACTGCCGGGAGTTAGCGATCTACGAATATGCTGATCGGCGAGCAACGGCTCGAATAACCAGCCGATTCTTACCGCATGATAACAGACAAAGCCATGGTTACCAAACCAAAAAGAATACCTAAAATCATCGTCGCTTTCGCCAAAAACTGGTCCAACCCTCTCGCTCTACCACCAAAAAGGCTCTCGGCTCCGCCGCCGATTGAGCCGGATAACCCTGCGCTTTTTCCTGATTGCATCACTACACTGGCAATCAAGGCCACGCAGATGATTGCATCAATAATCATCAAGGCTGTGCTCACTACCTACACCCCCATTTTTGTCTTAGGTTATATCTTAACACAAAAGTCAAAAAAGCCCAAGCAAAAGATGCTTTCTAATCGACTGCTCAACCTCTAGAACTGCTAGCCAAAGCTAGGCCTTCCACCTTTTCCGCTCCAGACGTCAACAACGTTTTTGCACATTCATCCATAGTGGCTCCCGTTGTAAAAATATCATCGACCAAAAGAATCTTTTTCCCTTGTATCAAATTGCTCTTTTGCACCCGAAAGGCACCGCGAATATTTTTCCGTCTCTCTCCTGACGGCAATTCCCATTGCGGCAATGTTTCTCTCTCCCGCAACAGCACATCCGGCAACCACAAAAAGCCTTGTTTGCGGCTCCAAGCAGAAAACAGCAGTTCTGTCTGGTTATAGCCTCGTTCTCGCCGTCGCTTCGGATGCAGCGGCACCGGCACTACGGCGTCCACGCCGGCAAAGCGAACAGTTCCCGCTGCCTGCGTTAAAAGCCAAGCCAAGGCGGCCTGCTTATTATCCTCGCCATGAAATTTAATATCCTGCAATAAATGTCGTACCGCGCCGCCGTACTGGCAGACAACAAAACAACCTGCAAGATGCTTCAGCCGATGCAAGACAGGTGACAATGCTTTGAGGGAAAGCACCGGTCCCAAACACAAAGGACACCATTGCCCATGTTCCGCTACCGCTTTACCGCATCCAGGACATTTAGGAGGATACACCAAGTCCAAACACGCTTTGACTAATGTCCCCAACAAGAAAATACGCCTCCTTCGAGGAAAACACAAACGTATTAAGCTATATCACTAAAAGAGTCGCTTTAGCATGAGATGTGAATAAATGATTGGCTCCAAATTTAGCATGTCTCGCTTTTTAAGCGCTCTGCCAGCAACGAATACCGTTTCTTCGTCCGATCATTGCCCACAGCCGTATTGATGGCCGCCTGACTGCCAAGAAGAACAACTTTTTCTTTCGCTCTGGTAATCGCAGTGTAGAAAAGATTACGCTGCAGCATGCGATGATGCCCCGGCACAAGCGGCAAAATAACCACCGGATATTCACTGCCCTGGCTTTTGTGCACACTCATCGCATAGGCCAAAAGAAGTTGATCGCCTTCACCGGCTTCATAGACCACTTTTTGCTCTGGATAGCGCACGATCGCCTTACCGTCGGCCAACTCGCAAATTTGGCCAATATCTCCGTTGAATACCCCTTTTTCGTAATTATTGCGAATCTGCATAACTTTATCTCCCAAGCGCAACACCTGGTAAGGTAAATTCAATTCCCCTTTGCCCGGTTCTGGCGGATTGACCGCTTGCTGCAACAGCTTGTTGAGATTTTCCACACCACAAGCCAGACGATGCATCGGAGACAACACCTGAATATCCCTCAGCATGTCATAGCCTTGCGCTGGCAGCTCTTCCTGGCACAGGCGCACTACCATCTCCGCCGTCATTTCATCGCTGCTGCATGGGTAAAACTGAAAGTCCCGGCTGCTGCGGCAGTCCGGCGTATAGCCGCCATTAATGCGGTGGGCATTTTCTACAATACCACCGCCTTGGGCCTGGCGGTATACCTCGGTAAGACGCACGACCGGCACAGCCTCTGAACGCATTAGATCCTTCAGTACGGCTCCCGGCCCCACCGAAGGCAGTTGATCTGCATCGCCTACAAAAATAACTCGACAACCATCCGGCACGGCTTGCAGAAAACTATCTGTCAATGGCATGTCCATCATGGACACTTCATCCAAAATCACCACGTCCGCTTCAAGCTGCCTGTCGGCGTCCCGCAAAAACACCTGTGCCCCGGAACCGTCAACCGAAGCTTCCAACAAACGGTGCACCGTAGACGCCTCTTTGCCAGTAGCTTCCGCCAGCCTCTTAGCCGCTCTGCCGGTCGGCGCGCCGAGAAGAATCTTGAAACCTTCTTTTTCCAACACTTCCAGCATACCGCGAACCACCGTTGTTTTACCGGTTCCCGGGCCGCCTGTCAAAATCAACACCCCATGCTGCAACGACGCCAACATAGCCTGACGCTGGGCCTCTGCCAGCTGTAAGCCAGCCTGATCTTCCCACTGCTCTACAAGATTTTTATAGTTTGCAGAGCGTCCCGCACGAGCCCGGCAGGCCAGTTGTTTAAAGCGGTGAGCCACTCTAGTTTCCGCGTGATACAAATACCAGGGATAGAGAAGTGTCAAGCCTTCCCAGGCCTCGCTGCACAGTACGTCTTCTGCTATAAGACGCCGCAAACACTCTCCCACCTCCAGCGAATCCACGCCCAAAAGTTTGCTGCACTCACTGCGCAGCATTTCTTCTGGAATGCAGCAGTGTCCGGCTTGCCCCACAAGAGATAAAGCATATTCAATGCCCGCTTCCAAACGCTCATCGCTATTTCTAGGCCGGCCCATAGCCTGCGCCATTTGATCTGCCGTGCGAAAGCCAATACCGTCCACTTCCGCCGCCAGTCGATACGGATTATTTTGCAGTACCTCTTGCGACAGCGAGCCGTAGACGGAAAAAATCTTACCTGCATAGGCACCGCTGACGCCATGCATTTCCAAAAACAACATCAACTCCCGTTGCTCGGAAACCTCATTATATGCGTCATGCATGGACTGTGCTTTTTTCTTGCCAATTCCATCCACTTCCGCCAAACGCTTAGGCGATGCCATCAGTACATCCAACGTTCGCTCTCCAAAGCGCTGCACCATCCGAGCGGCCAAAGCCGGTCCAATGCCTTTGACAACGCCGGAAGCCAAAAATCGCTCAATTCCTTTGACGCTAGTAGGAGCGACGCGCTTCAACGACACCACCTTGAACTGCCGACCAAAACGGGCATGCTCCACCCATTCGCCGCTCGCTTCTACAGCCTCCCCCACTAAGGGTGCTGACATTTGACCTGTTACAGTGCAAGCGCCGGTACGACCATCCAGCTTCATGCGAAATACGGCAAAACGGCCATCCGGACTTTGATAGGTGACGGAATCCACCGTCCCGGTGATGACTTCCATAAAAACTCCTTAGTATCATTGAACACAGAGTAACAGAGTAAACAGAGGAACTGCAGAGAAACTTACTTTCTCTTGCGTCTCCTCTGCTTCCTCTGTCTCTCTGTATTTCGTCTTTTTATTTGCTATAAGATTTCGCTTTCCACTGCTAAATTCCTGCCTCTAGGCATTATTCTTCCTGCAGCTCCAGCCACTGGGCATAAACGTCGTCTAGCTGCGCCGCCAGGATTTCTCTTTCTTCGGCCAAGCGCTGCATTTCTTCTGGCTGCTCCAGATTTTCAGGCAAGTACAACTGCTGCTCGTTCCATTTCAACAACATTTCCAATTCGGCAATGCGTTCCTCCAGCTTAGGCAGCTTACGCTCCGCATCGCCTTTGCGCCTGGAAGCACTCAGGGCACTTGGCGCAGGTTCTTCTTTAGGGCTAATTGACACTGGTTTCTGCCCACTACTTGGTTTATTGACCGGTTCCACAACTACTTCGTTCACCAATTGCTGCTGCGCCGCTTCCTTCTGTTCTTGATAGTAGCTGTAATTGCCCACATATTCCCGCAAAACGCCGTCTTCCAATTCCAAAATGCAATTGGCCACTTTGTCAAGAAAATATCGGTCATGAGACACTACCAAAAAAGTGCCCGGAAAAGCCATAATCGCTTCTTCCACCGCTTCACGCGCCGGAATGTCCAAATGGTTAGTCGGTTCGTCCAGCACCAGAAAATTAGCCCCCGACAGCAGGAGCTTCAAAAAAGCGAGCCTTGCCTTTTCGCCGCCACTCAAGTCATCAATGCGCTTATACACGTCGTCGCCGCGAAATAAAAAAGCCCCCAGATAACCGCGACTGCGCTCTTCACTTAAATGGTACTCACTCATAATTTCGTCCAGCAAGCGGTGCGGACCATAGAGCGTCTCATGCTCCTGTGCGAAGTAACCAACTTTGACGCGATTTCCCAGCTTGATTTCGCCCCGGAGCTGCGTTAGTTCTCCCAGAATGAGCTTCAAAAGCGTCGTCTTTCCTGCGCCGTTCGGCCCCACCAACGCTACGCCATCGCCGCGCCGAATTAAGAGGGACAGCTTTTCAAAAATGATACGGCTTCCATAGGCAGTTGCAATGTCTTTGCACTCCAGTACTCGTTCCGCACATTCCGCCGGCGGCGAAAAGGCAAAGTGATCAAAGCGAGCTTGCGAAGCCGGCAGCACAATACGCTCCATGCGCGCCAGGCGAGTCTCACGCCCCCGAGCCTGCTTCGATTTAACTCCCGCCTTATAGCGGCGAATGAATTCCTCCGTCTGCGCAATGACGGTCTGCTGCTTCTCATAAGCCCGTTGCAAGGACTCCATGCGCAGCGCCTTTTGCTCCAAATAGCGGCTGTAATTTCCTTCGTAAGCAGTAACCGTGCCGCTTTCCAGCTCCAAAATACGCGTGGCCACGCGATCCAGAAAATAGCGGTCATGAGAGATGATCAGCATGCCGCCGGCATAACCGCGCAAAAACTCCTCCAGCCACTTCGTCATGGCAATATCCAAATGGTTGGTCGGTTCATCCAAAAATAAAAAATCTGGCTGCCGCAAAAGCGCCCTGGCCAGCAAAATACGAGTTTTCTGCCCGCCCGAAAAAGCAGCCGCTTCCCGCCCAAAATCTTCTTCTGTAAAACCCAAGCCAAAGGCCACCTTGCGAATAGTTGCATCTACCTCATAGCCGCCGCCGCGTTCAAAATGCTCTGTTGCTCGAGCATAAGCCGCCATTTTCCGTTCCAGCTCTTCCGGTTCTTTTTCGTCAGCCAATTCTTTTTCCAAACGCCGCATTTCTTCACCGCAAGCCAGCACATCCTCATACGCCTGACGCAGTTCTTCATAGAGCGTAACCGTCCCAAAATCGCCCTGCTGCTCTACATGACCCACGGTTTCGCCAGTCGGCCAGGAAATCTGCCCCTCGTCATGCTGCTCGGTTCCCAAAAGGCAGCGAAACAGCGTTGTCTTGCCAGCGCCATTGGCCCCAATAATGCCTATTTTATCGCCACGCCGCACTTCAAAAGATACATTTTGAAACAACGTCTCTATACCAAAGGCTTTGCCTACTTGTTGCACCCGTATAATTCCCATCTTGCGCTCCCATCATTTCTCCCTAAAATCTGCTATTAAAATTATAGCATACAAAGAGAAACGGAGGAACGATCCGCAGCACAGCAGAAAAAGCCAGCGAAAACAAAAAGCAAGCCGCCCCTTAACCGAGGCAGCTTGCTCAAAGTCAATGCATACAGTTCTCTAGCCTTCCAAGGTGCAAATAGCATCCGGGCGACGCACCAGCAGAGCTGCCGTTTCCAGCACACGGAACACATGGTTCATATTCGTGGCGCCCATATAAGCAGTCGCCATATCCTGACCGATAGCCAGATTCAAATTCTGTGTACCAGTAGCCAAAACAACAGCTTTATTGCCGGAGATAACGTTCGAATAATGAACACCGCCAGTTAGAATAGCCTTTACCTGATCCAGTTCCAACATACCCGTATTGCCGAAAACGCGTACCAGCTTGCCGAACAGCATTGGGCTCACCACCATGGCGTACGGCCCATAATGCCCCGCTTCTGATAGAGCGCCTACCGCTTTCACTACGTCTGCCAAAGCCGCTCCCATCTCGCTCCAGTCGCCCATCTTCTGCGTCAGGCGACCAGCCACGCTAAAGAGCCCGGCATGTCCTAGTTCGGCATTGCCGTTAAAAATCAGGGCATCTTCTTGGACCGCTACATAGTTGGCGGCCACAGCTGCTGTCGATACATCCAAAGGCAACCCTAGATGACGGTCCGCCTCCACGTCGCGCCACATGATTTTAAAATCCTTATACAACATTGGCAGATTCACCGTCGCCCGATGGCTGGCTTCCACCACAAACTCTTCTGTTTCTCCTACCATATCAATACCAGTTGGAGACTTACCGCTGAATACCGAATAGGGGATGCTGTACACCCCCGACCCCATGGGTCCCAACACATCTATCACGCGCCGCGCCACCAGCATAGTACGCGCTGTTTCAACTACCGCCTGGTCTACACGGGCCCATTCTCCATCTGTCAAAGGCGCTGATTTACGATCCAAATAATCCATGTTTATCCCTCCTCATTTTTTCCCGAACAAGCTGCCTACTGTCATGGCCGGAGCCTCTTCCGTTTTACCAGCAACGACCTGCTCGCCGCCTGCTGTATGGTCTTCCAAAAACTTTTCTTTTTGAATCTCGTCAACCCGAGTAATTAAATGAGTCAATTCTGCTACATGCTCTTTTTCGTCATCCCGTATATGAGCCAAAAGCCCCTTAATTTCTTCGTTATCAATATTGTCAATATGCCACTGGTATTGATTGATGGCTTCCAGTTCGCCCACCAAATCCTCACGCAGCCAAATCAACGTCTGTTCCAACGGACTTGCTTCTCGGGACTCGTTTTTTCCATAAGCCATGTATATCTCCTCCTATTAATAGATTTACAGTTTTATTTCTTCACAAATAAGGATTATCCTTCTTTTAATTTTCTGTTATTTTAGGGAAATTAAGCTTTGAACAAGAAGCACTAGAGTGACCAGAGGGAACGACTGAGGCTACGGCGGCCGTGATTGTATTTGAGACTTTTATTGGAGCTAGACGGTCCGCAGGGCGAAAATGCTGGTGGAGACAGATGACAGTTTCGCCTGTTTGAGTGCAGCGAGTTAAGAAGCAAAAAAGAAAACCGCTTGCGCGGTTTTCTCTAGTAGTCCCTATTCGACTTTATACTTTTTCCCTACAGCCGCCCCGTAGACGACAAAGCGTTCTTCTTCGCCCAAATCTAAAAGATCATGCAACGATTCATCATCAAAGGCGCCAATGGCGCAGCAGCCACAGCCTACCGCTTCGCTGCTAAGATACAAATTCTGACAAACATGGCCCGCATCTAAAAATAAATATCGATAACCTCGTTCACCGTAACGCCAAGTCATGCGCGGCGATTCGGCCACCCAGAAAAAGCTGACCGCACTGTTTTTCACAATTTCCTGTCCTTTGCAAGCATGACTGAGCACTGCCGGCCAAGCCGCTTCCGTGCTCAGCTGCTGCAATTGATGATCCAGCGCTAAAAAGCGGTACAGCCCTGGTTCTACTCCTTCGACACGGTTAATAAGCAAGTATGTCTCCAATGCATGCCGCGCCCCGGCGGAAGGAACCGTACGAAAAGTAGCCGCCCTCGGTACTACCTGCTTGACTCCTTGCGTACACCAAAGTAAAAAGGACAGCTCCTCTTGAGTCAAAGCTTTGTCCGCATATTCGCGGACGCTTGTGCGTAATTCAATAAAAGCCAGAAAATCCACCGGCATAGCCGGAAAGGTGTCTGGCTGCGGCAAGTTGTAAATAGGAAGACTGCGGTCAACCTCCGTTTCCAGCCGCGGCTGCGCCAGCCCCATCTGTTGCGGCGTCGGTACACCGCCATCTAGACGGGTCTTTTTCATAAACTCCTGCCCCGCTGGCTTTCGCATTAGACCTTTCCCCCCTTGCCCTTTTTACGACGCCCTTTCAGCTCCAGCAGCAGCTGCTGCGGCGTCAGCTCATGGAAGGCCAACAGCACTAGACAATGATACCACAAATCAGCCATTTCATAGAGAATTTCCCCGGCATCATGGTTTTTCGAGGCAATGATGGTTTCCGCCGCCTCTTCGCCGACTTTTTTAAGAATCTTATCTTGTCCTTTTTCAAAGAGATACGTTGTATAAGATCCTTCTACAGGCGCCACCTTGCGCTGATGGATGACATCATACACTTCACCCAGCACGGCCGGCAGCGATGCGCCATACACCTCGGAGGCGTCCACTTCCGGCGCTAATACAGCCTTCTTATTTTCCAAACGGCGACTGAAGCAAGAAAATGTGCCTTCATGGCAAGCTACACCGCTTTGCTCCACTTTAACCAACAGCGTATCGCCATCACAGTCATAAAAAATATCCTTTACTTTTTGCACATGACCAGAGGTTTCTCCTTTTTGCCACAGCCGCCCCCGGCTGCGGCTGAAAAACCAAGTCACGCCGCTTGCCAGAGTCTTCTCCAGCGCTTCTTTATTCATATAAGCGACCATTAGCACCGCGTTTGTTGCTTCATCCTGAATGACCGCCGGCAACAGTCCTTGGTCGTCAAATTTCAATTGTTCCCATTCCATTAATAACGCACCTCCACTTGTCGGCTTCGCAAATAGTCTTTAACCTGCCGCACTGTAAATTGTCCATAGTGAAATACCGAAGCCGCCAGCACCGCGTCCGCTTTGCCAGCAGTCAAAACATCATAAAAATGACTCATTTCGCCGGCGCCGCCGGACGCGATCACAGGCACATTGACAGCCTCTGCTACAGCGCGTGTCAGAGGAATGTCATAGCCGTCTTTTGTGCCGTCCTTGTCCATGCTTGTGAGCAGAATTTCTCCGGCTCCCAATTCCGTAGCCTTACGGACCCATTCCAACACATCCATACCTGTCGGCGTCCTGCCGCCATTGACATAGACTTCCCAGCGATTATCGCCGCAGGCTTTGGCATCTACTGCCAGCACAATGCACTGCCGCCCGAAAGCGTTAGCGCATTCGCGCAGTAGTTGAGGATTTTTGACCGCCGCCGTATTAAAAGAAGCCTTATCGGCTCCAGCCGTCAGCATGCGCCGCACATCCTCCACGCCGCGAATACCGCCGCCGACGGTAAAGGGAATAAAGACTTGTGACGCCGTGCGCTCCACAACCTGCACCATGGTATTGCGTTCTTCGCAAGAAGCGGTAATATCAAGGAAGACCAGTTCATCCGCCAGCTCGCCATCATAACGCGATGCCAGCTCCACCGGATCGCCAGCGTCACGGAGGCCGACAAAATTAGTCCCTTTGACCACCCGGCCATCTTTTACGTCCAAACAGGGAATGATACGCTTCGTCAGCATACCGGTTCGCCTCCTTTCGCTGCTTGCAAAGCCTCCTGCAAATCCAAGGTGCCTGTATATAAAGCCTTGCCGATAATGACACCCTCTACGCCACGAGACGAGACGCGTCCGACTTCACGAATATCCCCTAAATCCTTGACGCCCCCCGAAGCAATAACCGGAATACCGGCCGCTTC
This genomic window from uncultured Anaeromusa sp. contains:
- a CDS encoding ATP-dependent RecD-like DNA helicase, whose translation is MEVITGTVDSVTYQSPDGRFAVFRMKLDGRTGACTVTGQMSAPLVGEAVEASGEWVEHARFGRQFKVVSLKRVAPTSVKGIERFLASGVVKGIGPALAARMVQRFGERTLDVLMASPKRLAEVDGIGKKKAQSMHDAYNEVSEQRELMLFLEMHGVSGAYAGKIFSVYGSLSQEVLQNNPYRLAAEVDGIGFRTADQMAQAMGRPRNSDERLEAGIEYALSLVGQAGHCCIPEEMLRSECSKLLGVDSLEVGECLRRLIAEDVLCSEAWEGLTLLYPWYLYHAETRVAHRFKQLACRARAGRSANYKNLVEQWEDQAGLQLAEAQRQAMLASLQHGVLILTGGPGTGKTTVVRGMLEVLEKEGFKILLGAPTGRAAKRLAEATGKEASTVHRLLEASVDGSGAQVFLRDADRQLEADVVILDEVSMMDMPLTDSFLQAVPDGCRVIFVGDADQLPSVGPGAVLKDLMRSEAVPVVRLTEVYRQAQGGGIVENAHRINGGYTPDCRSSRDFQFYPCSSDEMTAEMVVRLCQEELPAQGYDMLRDIQVLSPMHRLACGVENLNKLLQQAVNPPEPGKGELNLPYQVLRLGDKVMQIRNNYEKGVFNGDIGQICELADGKAIVRYPEQKVVYEAGEGDQLLLAYAMSVHKSQGSEYPVVILPLVPGHHRMLQRNLFYTAITRAKEKVVLLGSQAAINTAVGNDRTKKRYSLLAERLKSETC
- a CDS encoding family 1 encapsulin nanocompartment shell protein, coding for MDYLDRKSAPLTDGEWARVDQAVVETARTMLVARRVIDVLGPMGSGVYSIPYSVFSGKSPTGIDMVGETEEFVVEASHRATVNLPMLYKDFKIMWRDVEADRHLGLPLDVSTAAVAANYVAVQEDALIFNGNAELGHAGLFSVAGRLTQKMGDWSEMGAALADVVKAVGALSEAGHYGPYAMVVSPMLFGKLVRVFGNTGMLELDQVKAILTGGVHYSNVISGNKAVVLATGTQNLNLAIGQDMATAYMGATNMNHVFRVLETAALLVRRPDAICTLEG
- a CDS encoding ABC-F family ATP-binding cassette domain-containing protein; translation: MGIIRVQQVGKAFGIETLFQNVSFEVRRGDKIGIIGANGAGKTTLFRCLLGTEQHDEGQISWPTGETVGHVEQQGDFGTVTLYEELRQAYEDVLACGEEMRRLEKELADEKEPEELERKMAAYARATEHFERGGGYEVDATIRKVAFGLGFTEEDFGREAAAFSGGQKTRILLARALLRQPDFLFLDEPTNHLDIAMTKWLEEFLRGYAGGMLIISHDRYFLDRVATRILELESGTVTAYEGNYSRYLEQKALRMESLQRAYEKQQTVIAQTEEFIRRYKAGVKSKQARGRETRLARMERIVLPASQARFDHFAFSPPAECAERVLECKDIATAYGSRIIFEKLSLLIRRGDGVALVGPNGAGKTTLLKLILGELTQLRGEIKLGNRVKVGYFAQEHETLYGPHRLLDEIMSEYHLSEERSRGYLGAFLFRGDDVYKRIDDLSGGEKARLAFLKLLLSGANFLVLDEPTNHLDIPAREAVEEAIMAFPGTFLVVSHDRYFLDKVANCILELEDGVLREYVGNYSYYQEQKEAAQQQLVNEVVVEPVNKPSSGQKPVSISPKEEPAPSALSASRRKGDAERKLPKLEERIAELEMLLKWNEQQLYLPENLEQPEEMQRLAEEREILAAQLDDVYAQWLELQEE
- a CDS encoding rubrerythrin — protein: MAYGKNESREASPLEQTLIWLREDLVGELEAINQYQWHIDNIDNEEIKGLLAHIRDDEKEHVAELTHLITRVDEIQKEKFLEDHTAGGEQVVAGKTEEAPAMTVGSLFGKK
- a CDS encoding SagB/ThcOx family dehydrogenase: MRKPAGQEFMKKTRLDGGVPTPQQMGLAQPRLETEVDRSLPIYNLPQPDTFPAMPVDFLAFIELRTSVREYADKALTQEELSFLLWCTQGVKQVVPRAATFRTVPSAGARHALETYLLINRVEGVEPGLYRFLALDHQLQQLSTEAAWPAVLSHACKGQEIVKNSAVSFFWVAESPRMTWRYGERGYRYLFLDAGHVCQNLYLSSEAVGCGCCAIGAFDDESLHDLLDLGEEERFVVYGAAVGKKYKVE